In a genomic window of Myxococcales bacterium:
- a CDS encoding CBS domain-containing protein, with the protein MTTSPHTIGNEQSLKKAHDLMREHGIRHLPVMHGNRLVGVISDRDVAIIASLEDVNPELITVEDAMTSDVLTVSPEAPLDEVAALMAERKAGSVVIEQNSKVVGIFTTVDGMTALADLLHGRLAS; encoded by the coding sequence ATGACGACCAGCCCGCACACGATCGGCAACGAACAGTCGCTCAAGAAGGCCCACGACCTGATGCGCGAGCACGGGATCCGTCACCTGCCGGTCATGCACGGCAACCGCCTGGTCGGCGTCATCTCGGACCGCGACGTCGCGATCATCGCCTCGCTCGAGGACGTCAACCCCGAGCTGATCACCGTCGAGGACGCCATGACCTCGGACGTGTTGACGGTGTCGCCCGAGGCGCCGCTCGACGAGGTCGCGGCGCTGATGGCCGAGCGCAAGGCCGGCTCGGTCGTGATCGAGCAGAACAGCAAGGTCGTCGGCATCTTCACGACCGTCGACGGCATGACCGCCCTCGCCGACCTCTTGCACGGTCGCCTGGCGAGCTGA
- a CDS encoding response regulator, with protein sequence MLEQPDPPAGPAAARILVVDDEKVIREILAEFLQLEGYQVATCEDGQRALDELRLRPYDLVISDLKMPRLSGLQLLEKLAEEGINVLTVIMTGFGTVETAIEAMKRGAYDYVLKPFKVEEVIHVVQRGLYRQQLQAENIRLREALTIYQVSEALATSLDLDHILDTILRAAVKETAADIATLHLRDGKSGHYEERLKMIGVGSSIERVPTPSFDLLTERFDRGQTVVSHGDSASRFFPGALGGPDGKSLVSFLSVPVQIGAYVQGVVNVYSFTRGKKFDEGHRKMLTVLSSRAATAIDNARLYEDLRLRNSELRTANQTLEDTFRSTVAGFAQALEETDLYTRGHSERVATYAELLARGLTLADDEVDRIVQAGVMHDIGKLGVRYDMLNKPGKLTAEEVRVFRQHPEKGKRILEPVPCLHGLIDGCWCHHEWWDGGGYPRGLSGHNIPLVGRIVAIADAYDAMTSDRAYRRALPHEVAIGEIDRCAGTQFDPELAALFVRRIDDERTEATRRGDLGLWPR encoded by the coding sequence GTGCTGGAGCAACCCGATCCCCCCGCCGGCCCCGCGGCCGCGCGCATCCTGGTCGTCGACGACGAGAAGGTCATCCGCGAGATCCTCGCGGAGTTCCTCCAGCTCGAGGGCTACCAGGTCGCGACCTGCGAGGACGGCCAGCGCGCGCTCGACGAGCTGCGCCTGCGGCCGTACGACCTCGTCATCTCCGACCTGAAGATGCCGCGGCTGTCGGGGCTGCAGCTGCTCGAGAAGCTGGCCGAGGAGGGCATCAACGTCCTGACCGTGATCATGACCGGCTTCGGCACGGTCGAGACCGCGATCGAGGCGATGAAGCGCGGCGCCTACGACTACGTCCTCAAGCCGTTCAAGGTCGAGGAGGTCATCCACGTCGTCCAGCGCGGCCTGTACCGGCAGCAGCTCCAGGCCGAGAACATCCGCCTGCGCGAGGCGCTGACGATCTACCAGGTCAGCGAGGCGCTCGCGACCTCGCTCGATCTCGACCACATCCTCGACACGATCCTGCGGGCCGCGGTCAAGGAGACCGCCGCCGACATCGCGACCCTGCACCTGCGCGACGGCAAGAGCGGCCACTACGAGGAGCGCCTCAAGATGATCGGCGTCGGCAGCTCGATCGAGCGCGTGCCGACGCCGTCGTTCGACCTCCTGACCGAGCGCTTCGATCGCGGCCAGACCGTGGTCTCGCACGGCGACAGCGCCAGCCGGTTCTTCCCCGGCGCGCTGGGCGGCCCCGACGGCAAGTCGCTGGTGTCGTTCCTGTCGGTGCCGGTGCAGATCGGCGCCTACGTCCAGGGCGTCGTCAACGTCTACAGCTTCACGCGCGGCAAGAAGTTCGACGAGGGCCACCGCAAGATGCTGACGGTGCTGTCGTCGCGCGCCGCCACCGCGATCGACAACGCCCGGCTGTACGAGGACCTCCGGCTGCGCAACAGCGAGCTGCGGACGGCCAACCAGACGCTCGAGGACACCTTCCGCTCGACCGTGGCCGGGTTCGCCCAGGCGCTCGAGGAGACCGACCTCTACACCCGCGGCCACTCCGAGCGGGTCGCGACCTACGCCGAGCTGCTCGCGCGCGGCCTGACCCTGGCCGACGACGAGGTCGATCGGATCGTCCAGGCCGGCGTCATGCACGACATCGGCAAGCTGGGCGTCCGCTACGACATGCTCAACAAGCCCGGCAAGCTCACGGCCGAGGAGGTGCGGGTGTTCCGCCAGCACCCCGAGAAGGGCAAGCGCATCCTCGAGCCGGTGCCGTGCCTGCACGGGCTGATCGACGGCTGCTGGTGCCACCACGAGTGGTGGGACGGCGGCGGCTACCCGCGCGGCCTGTCGGGCCACAACATCCCGCTGGTCGGCCGGATCGTCGCCATCGCCGACGCCTACGACGCCATGACCTCGGATCGCGCCTACCGCCGGGCCCTGCCCCACGAGGTCGCGATCGGCGAGATCGATCGCTGCGCGGGCACCCAGTTCGATCCCGAGCTCGCCGCCCTGTTCGTCCGCCGGATCGACGACGAGCGCACCGAGGCCACCAGGCGCGGCGACCTCGGCCTCTGGCCGCGCTGA
- a CDS encoding type III pantothenate kinase translates to MTCLLAVDVGNTNTVLGVFRGTDLVAHFRIETSAGRTSDELAVLVRSLLELQGFAWGSLDAGIVSSVVPPAVFNIQRFFKQYIGAPALVVGPGIKTGMPILYENPREVGADRIVNAVAAFESHKTACIVVDFGTATTWDVVTPRGEYLGGAIAPGIQISAEALYSHAAKLPRVEIHRPGKVIGRNTVSSMQSGLLYGYAGMVDALVTRIRAEIDFPARCLATGGLARLLASEATTIESTDELLTLKGLKILFDRNVGGGHS, encoded by the coding sequence ATGACGTGCCTCCTGGCTGTCGACGTCGGCAACACCAACACCGTCCTGGGCGTGTTCCGTGGCACCGACCTGGTCGCGCACTTCCGCATCGAGACCAGCGCCGGCCGGACCTCGGACGAGCTGGCGGTGCTGGTGCGGTCGCTCCTGGAGCTGCAAGGCTTCGCCTGGGGCAGCCTCGACGCGGGGATCGTGTCGTCGGTGGTGCCGCCCGCGGTGTTCAACATCCAGCGCTTCTTCAAGCAGTACATCGGCGCGCCGGCGCTCGTGGTCGGGCCCGGCATCAAGACCGGCATGCCGATCCTGTACGAGAACCCACGCGAGGTCGGGGCCGACCGCATCGTCAACGCGGTCGCGGCGTTCGAGAGCCACAAGACCGCGTGCATCGTGGTCGATTTCGGCACCGCGACCACCTGGGACGTGGTCACCCCGCGCGGGGAGTACCTGGGCGGGGCGATCGCGCCCGGCATCCAGATCAGCGCCGAGGCGCTGTACTCGCACGCGGCGAAGCTGCCCCGGGTCGAGATCCATCGCCCCGGCAAGGTGATCGGCCGCAACACCGTCAGCTCGATGCAGTCGGGCCTGCTGTACGGCTACGCCGGCATGGTCGACGCGCTGGTCACGCGGATCCGCGCCGAGATCGACTTCCCGGCCCGGTGCCTGGCCACCGGCGGCCTGGCGCGGTTGCTGGCGTCGGAGGCGACGACGATCGAGTCCACCGATGAGCTGCTCACGCTCAAGGGCTTGAAGATCCTGTTCGACCGGAACGTCGGTGGAGGGCACAGCTGA
- a CDS encoding MFS transporter yields MARDLRLFYLFRLLATSYLWVPIFVPYMLSRGLTFRDVMILGGIYSAVVIVVEIPTGAFADRLGRRTSMMAGAVMMAASCLLAWHAHGFGGFLVSECLAAVSMSLCSGADSAYLFDLLASNGVAHEYGQRESTASAWHQAGSAVAYAAGGGLAMIDLGLPYLVTAGVALAAFATAATMRDDRVAVSRSDRAAMLQWRTWVGHMRSALGEVAGNGRLAWIIGYSAVVFVLLRATVYLYQPLLNGHDFSYAEIGLVYAAVYLTASAVAHRVHALRRRLGDDVLLWSLLGGLAVSFVLMAELRGNWVLLLLAVQAVANGLYSPLIKPLLNREITDSGRRATILSVESIVRRGAMGVFAPIAGLYGATSAMQLCGVIGLAGLAILAAVALRRVTVGAPTP; encoded by the coding sequence ATGGCGCGCGACCTGCGGCTGTTCTACCTGTTCCGCCTGCTGGCGACCTCGTACCTGTGGGTGCCGATCTTCGTCCCGTACATGCTGTCGCGGGGCCTCACGTTCCGCGACGTCATGATCCTGGGCGGCATCTACAGCGCGGTGGTGATCGTCGTCGAGATCCCCACCGGCGCCTTCGCCGATCGGCTGGGCCGGCGCACGTCGATGATGGCCGGCGCGGTGATGATGGCGGCGTCGTGCCTGCTGGCGTGGCACGCCCACGGCTTCGGTGGGTTCCTGGTCAGCGAGTGCCTCGCGGCGGTGTCGATGTCGCTGTGCTCGGGCGCCGACTCGGCCTACCTGTTCGATCTGCTGGCCAGCAACGGCGTCGCCCACGAGTACGGCCAGCGCGAGAGCACCGCGTCGGCCTGGCACCAGGCCGGCAGCGCGGTGGCCTACGCCGCCGGCGGCGGCCTGGCGATGATCGATCTCGGCCTGCCGTACCTGGTGACCGCGGGCGTGGCGCTCGCGGCGTTCGCGACCGCCGCGACGATGCGCGACGATCGCGTGGCGGTGTCGCGCAGCGACCGGGCCGCGATGTTGCAGTGGCGGACCTGGGTCGGGCACATGCGCAGCGCGCTGGGCGAGGTCGCCGGCAACGGCCGCCTGGCGTGGATCATCGGCTACTCGGCGGTGGTGTTCGTGCTGCTGCGCGCGACCGTGTACCTCTACCAGCCGCTGCTCAACGGCCACGACTTCTCGTACGCCGAGATCGGCCTGGTCTACGCGGCGGTGTACCTGACCGCGTCGGCGGTGGCCCACCGCGTCCACGCGCTGCGCCGGCGCCTCGGCGACGACGTGCTCTTGTGGTCGCTGCTGGGCGGCCTGGCGGTGTCGTTCGTGCTGATGGCCGAGCTGCGCGGCAACTGGGTGCTGCTCTTGCTCGCGGTGCAGGCCGTGGCCAACGGCCTCTACTCGCCGCTGATCAAGCCGCTGCTCAACCGCGAGATCACCGACTCGGGCCGGCGCGCCACGATCCTGTCGGTCGAGAGCATCGTGCGCCGCGGCGCGATGGGCGTGTTCGCGCCGATCGCCGGGCTCTACGGCGCCACCAGCGCGATGCAGCTGTGCGGCGTGATCGGCCTGGCCGGCCTGGCGATCCTCGCGGCGGTCGCGCTGCGCCGGGTCACGGTCGGCGCGCCGACGCCCTAG
- a CDS encoding HEAT repeat domain-containing protein translates to MPVARVHGGDRRWTRLALGVAVALIAVLAVVKLSSVSTSKQATTSVPEAPALAPPPPPPPAIDPAAARARALTITRGLLTSPSPRIQRSAALVLARACEPAGMAALTAALEDEPSAIAKIEVAEALLRCGDEAGRAELTRALADSTRRDVRADAARAFARAGDPGGDPFLRQLLGLSQLRLGAAEVLATRGDAGAIKLLASIVADAKADPDDRTRATIALAATGDADAVLGARAALADARFRPAAAAALARAHDQAARPALEAMLDVASLRVEAALALATLAPALDPVPVLPPLVAALESARDVDQLTACEAIIIVTAPRAEVP, encoded by the coding sequence GTGCCGGTCGCGCGCGTGCACGGCGGCGACCGGCGCTGGACCCGCCTGGCGCTCGGCGTCGCGGTCGCGCTGATCGCCGTGCTCGCGGTCGTGAAGCTGTCGTCGGTGTCGACCTCGAAGCAGGCCACGACCTCGGTGCCCGAGGCGCCGGCGCTGGCGCCACCGCCACCGCCGCCGCCCGCGATCGATCCGGCCGCGGCGCGGGCCCGGGCCTTGACGATCACCCGCGGCCTGCTGACCTCGCCGTCGCCGCGGATCCAGCGCAGCGCCGCGCTGGTGCTGGCGCGCGCGTGCGAGCCGGCGGGGATGGCCGCGTTGACGGCCGCGCTCGAGGACGAGCCCAGCGCGATCGCCAAGATCGAGGTGGCCGAGGCGCTGCTCCGCTGCGGCGACGAGGCCGGGCGCGCCGAGCTGACCCGGGCGCTGGCCGACTCCACCCGCCGCGACGTGCGGGCCGACGCGGCCCGGGCGTTCGCGCGCGCCGGCGATCCCGGCGGCGATCCGTTCCTGCGCCAGCTGCTCGGGCTCAGCCAGCTCCGCCTGGGCGCGGCCGAGGTGCTGGCCACGCGCGGCGACGCCGGCGCGATCAAGCTGCTCGCCTCGATCGTCGCTGACGCCAAGGCCGACCCCGACGATCGCACCCGCGCGACGATCGCGCTGGCCGCCACCGGCGACGCCGACGCGGTGCTCGGCGCCCGGGCGGCGCTGGCCGACGCGCGGTTCCGGCCGGCCGCCGCGGCCGCGCTGGCCCGGGCTCACGATCAGGCCGCGCGTCCGGCGCTCGAGGCCATGCTCGACGTCGCGTCGCTGCGGGTCGAGGCGGCGCTGGCGCTGGCGACGCTGGCGCCGGCGCTCGATCCGGTGCCGGTGCTGCCGCCGCTGGTGGCCGCGCTCGAGTCGGCGCGCGACGTCGATCAGCTGACCGCGTGCGAGGCGATCATCATCGTCACCGCGCCCCGCGCCGAGGTGCCGTGA
- a CDS encoding zf-HC2 domain-containing protein — translation MALDDLVAGVRCRDVLAQLGDYVDGGLAPAARLALEAHVAGCNNCAAFGGAYGALVARLRAPAPAPALASDVADRLARRLTSIDDP, via the coding sequence ATGGCGCTCGATGATCTCGTGGCGGGCGTGCGCTGCCGCGATGTCCTGGCCCAGCTCGGTGACTACGTCGACGGCGGGCTCGCGCCGGCGGCGCGGCTCGCGCTCGAGGCCCACGTGGCGGGCTGCAACAACTGCGCAGCGTTCGGCGGCGCCTACGGCGCGCTGGTGGCGCGGCTCCGGGCCCCAGCCCCGGCGCCAGCGCTCGCCAGCGACGTCGCGGACCGGCTGGCGCGCCGCCTGACCAGCATCGACGACCCGTGA
- the fusA gene encoding elongation factor G has protein sequence MAKIDQVRNIGVVAHIDAGKTTVSERFLFHSGKIHKAGEVHDGETQMDWMAQERERGITITAAATTFEWGKYEIHLIDTPGHVDFTIEVERSLRVLDGAVVVFCAVGGVQPQSETVWHQADKFHVPRLAFINKLDRVGASFDNVVTEIRERLGANAVPIQLPIGAEDGFEGVVDLLTEQALYFSGDLEAKPELRPIPVELVEAVAEARERLVAAIADTDDVVAEQYLEGVAVPLADLKAALRRAVLAVKIVPVLGGTALRNKGIHPLLDAVIDFLPSPTDVPPVTGVDPRDTSERLTRHPRNNEPMAALAFKIAMDDGRKVVFLRVFSGTFAPGDELLNVRTGKKEKVARLFRVHADKREKLEKAVAGEIVAAAGLKDATTGDTMCDPKAPILLERIDTYEPVISQAIEAENNAAKERLDFALAKMVDEDPTFRVKEDADTGQTIIWGMGELHLEVIVDRMRREYGVAASVGKPQVVFRETVLGEADGHAVFERELKEQRIYGEAGCHVRALPRGSGVKFDKAVTGPVVVPDPFIEAALQGLRDAASSGADGFPLEDVGVTLTSVAIADGADGLIGCRAAAAEAFRRAVAGANPTRLEPIMNVEVTTDEDSLGAIIGDLNQRRGQIQDVAVRGVKQVVTALVPLRAMFGYSTRMRSLSEGRATFVMKFHAYDTLAG, from the coding sequence ATGGCCAAGATCGATCAGGTCCGCAACATCGGCGTCGTCGCGCACATCGACGCTGGCAAGACCACGGTGTCCGAGCGGTTCTTGTTCCACTCCGGCAAGATCCACAAGGCCGGCGAGGTCCACGACGGCGAGACCCAGATGGACTGGATGGCGCAGGAGCGCGAGCGCGGGATCACGATCACCGCCGCCGCGACCACGTTCGAGTGGGGCAAGTACGAGATCCACCTGATCGACACGCCGGGCCACGTCGACTTCACGATCGAGGTCGAGCGGTCGCTGCGGGTGCTCGACGGTGCGGTCGTGGTGTTCTGCGCGGTCGGCGGGGTCCAGCCGCAGTCCGAGACGGTCTGGCACCAGGCCGACAAGTTCCACGTCCCGCGGCTGGCGTTCATCAACAAGCTCGACCGGGTCGGCGCCTCGTTCGACAACGTCGTGACCGAGATCCGCGAGCGCCTGGGCGCCAACGCCGTGCCGATCCAGCTGCCGATCGGCGCCGAGGACGGGTTCGAGGGGGTGGTCGACCTGCTGACCGAGCAGGCGCTGTACTTCTCGGGCGACCTCGAGGCCAAGCCCGAGCTCCGGCCGATCCCCGTCGAGCTGGTCGAGGCGGTGGCCGAGGCCCGGGAGCGCCTGGTCGCCGCGATCGCCGACACCGACGACGTCGTCGCCGAGCAGTACCTCGAGGGCGTCGCGGTCCCGCTGGCCGACCTGAAGGCCGCGCTGCGGCGGGCCGTGCTCGCGGTCAAGATCGTCCCGGTCCTGGGCGGCACCGCGCTGCGCAACAAGGGCATCCACCCGCTGCTCGACGCGGTCATCGACTTCCTGCCGTCGCCGACCGACGTGCCGCCGGTGACCGGTGTCGATCCGCGCGACACCAGCGAGCGGCTGACCCGGCACCCGCGCAACAACGAGCCGATGGCCGCGCTGGCGTTCAAGATCGCGATGGACGACGGCCGGAAGGTCGTGTTCCTGCGCGTGTTCTCGGGGACGTTCGCGCCCGGCGACGAGCTCCTGAACGTGCGCACCGGCAAGAAGGAGAAGGTCGCGCGGCTGTTCCGGGTCCACGCCGACAAGCGCGAGAAGCTCGAGAAGGCGGTCGCCGGCGAGATCGTCGCGGCGGCGGGGCTCAAGGACGCCACCACCGGCGACACCATGTGCGATCCCAAGGCGCCGATCCTGCTCGAGCGGATCGACACCTACGAGCCGGTGATCTCCCAGGCGATCGAGGCCGAGAACAACGCCGCCAAGGAGCGGCTCGACTTCGCGCTGGCCAAGATGGTCGACGAGGATCCGACGTTCCGGGTCAAGGAGGACGCCGACACCGGCCAGACCATCATCTGGGGCATGGGCGAGCTCCACCTCGAGGTGATCGTCGATCGGATGCGCCGCGAGTACGGCGTGGCCGCCAGCGTCGGCAAGCCCCAGGTGGTGTTCCGCGAGACCGTCCTGGGCGAGGCCGACGGCCACGCCGTGTTCGAGCGCGAGCTCAAGGAGCAGCGCATCTACGGCGAGGCCGGCTGCCACGTCCGGGCGCTGCCGCGCGGCTCGGGCGTCAAGTTCGACAAGGCCGTCACGGGCCCGGTGGTCGTGCCCGACCCGTTCATCGAGGCCGCGCTCCAGGGCCTCCGCGACGCGGCGTCGTCGGGCGCCGACGGGTTCCCGCTCGAGGACGTCGGCGTGACGCTGACCTCGGTCGCGATCGCCGACGGCGCCGACGGGCTGATCGGCTGCCGCGCCGCCGCGGCCGAGGCGTTCCGGCGCGCGGTCGCGGGCGCCAACCCGACCCGGCTCGAGCCGATCATGAACGTCGAGGTCACGACCGACGAGGACTCGCTCGGCGCGATCATCGGCGACCTCAACCAGCGCCGCGGCCAGATCCAGGACGTCGCCGTGCGCGGCGTCAAGCAGGTCGTGACCGCGCTGGTGCCGCTGCGCGCGATGTTCGGGTACTCGACCCGGATGCGGTCGCTGTCCGAGGGGCGCGCGACCTTCGTGATGAAGTTCCACGCCTACGACACCCTGGCCGGCTAG
- a CDS encoding choice-of-anchor D domain-containing protein, translating to MTLRSLLFALVATVAATACYDTPRPSCAFLCGTDSSCPGGYYCAGDGWCKLDGVAETFVCEAGSVDAAMADAAPDGDVDAPDVDAAVDAPEIDALELDAPTDAPTDAPLDAAVAALQIITAAPLDFGDVVETQAAIMPVMVRNGGGAASSALTVTVTGAAYTLVAGASDTCTGMTLAPAATCTFEVRFAPSAPGAAAGVASAMATSGGMVSINLTGVGTASLTAPATIAFGSLATTTTASMDITVTNAGAGTSGTIATAAPAAPFSITADTCAAATVPAAGTCTISVEFAPTATGDATGTITLTATPGGPRTIGLTGTGI from the coding sequence ATGACGCTCCGCTCGCTCCTGTTCGCCCTCGTCGCCACCGTGGCGGCGACCGCCTGCTACGACACCCCGCGCCCGAGCTGCGCGTTCCTGTGCGGCACCGACAGCTCGTGCCCCGGCGGCTACTACTGCGCCGGCGACGGCTGGTGCAAGCTCGACGGCGTCGCCGAGACGTTCGTGTGCGAGGCCGGCTCGGTCGACGCGGCCATGGCCGACGCCGCCCCCGACGGCGACGTCGACGCCCCCGACGTGGACGCGGCCGTCGACGCGCCCGAGATCGACGCGCTCGAGCTCGACGCGCCGACCGACGCGCCGACCGACGCGCCGCTCGACGCCGCGGTGGCCGCGCTGCAGATCATCACCGCCGCGCCGCTCGACTTCGGCGACGTCGTCGAGACCCAGGCCGCGATCATGCCGGTCATGGTCCGCAACGGCGGCGGCGCCGCCTCGTCGGCGCTGACGGTGACCGTCACCGGCGCGGCCTACACCCTGGTGGCGGGGGCCAGCGACACGTGCACCGGGATGACCCTGGCGCCGGCCGCGACCTGCACGTTCGAGGTGCGGTTCGCCCCGTCGGCGCCCGGCGCCGCGGCCGGCGTCGCGTCGGCCATGGCCACCAGCGGCGGCATGGTGTCGATCAACCTGACCGGGGTCGGCACCGCCAGCCTGACCGCCCCGGCCACGATCGCGTTCGGATCCCTGGCGACCACGACCACCGCGAGCATGGACATCACCGTCACCAACGCGGGCGCGGGCACGTCCGGGACGATCGCGACGGCCGCGCCCGCCGCGCCGTTCTCGATCACCGCGGACACCTGCGCCGCGGCCACCGTGCCGGCCGCTGGCACCTGCACGATCTCGGTCGAGTTCGCCCCGACCGCGACCGGCGACGCGACCGGCACGATCACGCTCACGGCGACGCCCGGTGGGCCGCGCACCATCGGGCTGACCGGCACCGGCATCTAG
- a CDS encoding DUF2892 domain-containing protein, with amino-acid sequence MSILPRNEHRIDRALRLIVGVVLLALVFVGPKTLWGLIGLVPLVTGLLGSCPAYTLLGISTCPIKSQTAT; translated from the coding sequence ATGTCGATCCTCCCGCGCAACGAGCACCGCATCGATCGCGCCCTCCGGCTGATCGTCGGCGTCGTCCTGCTAGCCTTGGTGTTCGTCGGGCCCAAGACCCTGTGGGGGTTGATCGGCCTGGTGCCGCTCGTGACCGGGCTCCTGGGCAGCTGCCCGGCCTACACGCTCCTCGGGATCTCCACGTGCCCGATCAAGTCCCAGACCGCGACCTGA
- a CDS encoding trypsin-like peptidase domain-containing protein encodes MVSPADPPRSDAGSDSSLLTKVLAVLLLLVAAALVFTVVKMRRAQPEVVYESRPITMPAGDLGADEKSTIAVFKMASPSVVHITNIAQMRNVITSSVDDVPQGTGSGFIWDDAGHIVTNYHVIEGATSTEVTLADGSTFEGKIIGTARDKDLAVIKIDAPPSKLAKIMIGTSADLQVGQKVLAIGNPFGLDQTLTTGVISGLGREITSKSQRKIYDVVQTDAPINPGNSGGPLLDGQGRLVGVNTAIYSPSGASAGIGFAVPVDTVNLVVPQILNLKGEVRPVLGINILSDGEMRQIGVIGVGIRNVTRGGPADRAGIAGLVQGGQGLELGDVITKIDGSVVAKTADLFRVLDRRRIGDSVELEVTRGSSRRTVKVTLEVAR; translated from the coding sequence ATGGTGAGCCCTGCCGATCCGCCGCGCTCCGACGCGGGGTCTGATTCGTCGCTCCTGACCAAGGTCCTCGCGGTCCTGCTCCTGCTGGTGGCCGCCGCGCTGGTGTTCACCGTCGTCAAGATGCGACGGGCCCAGCCCGAGGTCGTCTACGAGTCGCGGCCGATCACGATGCCGGCCGGCGACCTCGGCGCCGACGAGAAGAGCACCATCGCGGTGTTCAAGATGGCGTCGCCGTCGGTCGTGCACATCACCAACATCGCGCAGATGCGCAACGTCATCACGTCGTCGGTCGACGACGTGCCCCAGGGCACCGGCTCGGGCTTCATCTGGGACGACGCCGGCCACATCGTCACGAACTACCACGTGATCGAGGGCGCCACGTCGACCGAGGTGACGCTGGCCGACGGCAGCACCTTCGAGGGCAAGATCATCGGCACCGCCCGCGACAAGGACCTCGCGGTCATCAAGATCGACGCGCCGCCGTCGAAGCTCGCCAAGATCATGATCGGCACCTCGGCCGACCTGCAGGTCGGCCAGAAGGTGCTCGCCATCGGCAACCCGTTCGGCCTCGATCAGACCCTGACCACCGGGGTCATCAGCGGGCTCGGGCGCGAGATCACCTCGAAGAGCCAGCGCAAGATCTACGACGTGGTCCAGACCGACGCGCCGATCAACCCCGGCAACAGCGGCGGGCCGCTGCTCGACGGGCAGGGCCGGCTGGTCGGCGTCAACACCGCGATCTACAGCCCGTCGGGGGCCAGCGCTGGCATCGGCTTCGCGGTCCCGGTCGACACCGTCAACCTGGTCGTGCCCCAGATCCTCAACCTCAAGGGCGAGGTCCGCCCGGTGCTCGGCATCAACATCCTGTCGGACGGCGAGATGCGGCAGATCGGCGTGATCGGGGTCGGCATCCGCAATGTCACGCGCGGCGGGCCTGCCGATCGCGCCGGGATCGCCGGGCTGGTCCAGGGCGGCCAGGGGCTCGAGCTCGGCGATGTCATCACCAAGATCGACGGCAGCGTGGTGGCCAAGACCGCCGATCTGTTCCGGGTGCTCGATCGCCGGCGGATCGGCGACTCGGTCGAGCTCGAGGTGACCCGCGGGAGCAGCCGCCGCACCGTCAAGGTCACGCTCGAGGTCGCGCGCTGA
- a CDS encoding RNA polymerase sigma factor — MIAAAAGDRAAFGVVVERYSSKVFHLARALVRDDATAEDVLQDTFLAAWRTAAAYRGDGAVASWLYAIARNGAHRRGRRADQIATDDRSLEALGAAAGWGAPDLELVVTRSEDRAALEAALATLPPDDRAAIWLHHMLEQSFDDTARVLACSVPAVKSRLHRARLTLAAALRQGGYDGAR; from the coding sequence ATGATCGCCGCGGCCGCGGGCGACCGGGCCGCGTTCGGGGTGGTGGTCGAGCGCTACTCGAGCAAGGTGTTCCACCTGGCCCGGGCGCTGGTGCGCGACGACGCCACCGCCGAGGACGTCTTGCAGGACACGTTCCTCGCGGCGTGGCGCACCGCCGCCGCCTACCGCGGCGACGGCGCGGTCGCGAGCTGGCTCTACGCGATCGCGCGCAACGGCGCGCACCGGCGCGGCCGCCGGGCCGACCAGATCGCCACCGACGACCGGAGCCTCGAGGCGCTGGGCGCGGCGGCCGGCTGGGGCGCGCCCGATCTCGAGCTGGTCGTGACCCGCAGCGAGGACCGGGCCGCGCTCGAGGCCGCGCTCGCGACGTTACCGCCCGACGATCGCGCGGCGATCTGGCTGCACCACATGCTCGAGCAGTCGTTCGATGACACCGCCCGCGTGCTCGCGTGCTCGGTCCCGGCGGTCAAGAGCCGCTTGCACCGCGCCCGCCTGACCCTGGCGGCGGCCCTGCGGCAAGGAGGCTACGATGGCGCTCGATGA
- a CDS encoding TlpA family protein disulfide reductase gives MTVPRPRWLVVAVVAACLAINVGWVVTHLDWLRPLVPGQPAPDFALPRIEAAGRDGPPVALSTLRGRVVVVEFWATWCEPCLLSLPHLDAAARRWGDRVVVVAVNVDDRAKARALFDQRRYQMVLAADDDTTSERYGVHQLPHAVVIDRAGVVAAVASRPSQIETAVARLLAAP, from the coding sequence GTGACCGTGCCGCGCCCGCGCTGGCTGGTCGTGGCGGTGGTGGCCGCGTGCCTGGCGATCAACGTGGGCTGGGTGGTCACGCACCTCGACTGGCTGCGACCGCTGGTGCCGGGGCAGCCGGCACCGGACTTCGCGCTGCCGCGGATCGAGGCCGCCGGCCGCGACGGCCCGCCGGTGGCGCTGTCGACGCTGCGGGGCCGGGTGGTCGTGGTCGAGTTCTGGGCCACGTGGTGCGAGCCGTGCCTGCTGTCGCTGCCGCACCTCGACGCGGCCGCGCGGCGGTGGGGTGATCGCGTGGTCGTGGTCGCGGTCAACGTCGACGACCGGGCCAAGGCCCGCGCGCTGTTCGATCAGCGCCGCTACCAGATGGTGCTGGCGGCCGACGACGACACGACCTCCGAGCGGTACGGCGTCCACCAGCTCCCGCACGCGGTCGTGATCGATCGCGCGGGGGTGGTGGCGGCGGTCGCGAGCCGACCGAGCCAGATCGAGACCGCGGTGGCGCGGTTGCTGGCCGCGCCATAA